The following coding sequences lie in one Streptomyces sp. NBC_00510 genomic window:
- a CDS encoding serpin family protein produces MDDRMLVGAVNALTARWARETLGAGPAGATVLSAAGVWPLLALLAAGAAGPARTELEQVLGADATTAAGASGRLLARLDAMDGVDTAVGLWTRASLPLAPGWLSLLPAGAHGHFSGDTETDRKTLDTWAADRTHGMVPRMPVAVDRNTLLLLANALALRTDWAEPFQDHHTGTLFRSSPHLDMAGVATTPFGPLTMAKVNGTNGIEVHLLLGPDHVAPGEVIAAGVAALGGTYPVLPGNLLPYGRPGPGVVVEDVTSFDPAPALDLTTVPFTVGAEHDLLDRAALFGLATARDSGAGHFPGISTQPLAVGAAKQAATATFSAKGFRAAAVTAVSLIAGNAPGQAQQARRVRVGFLRPFGFLAVHRLFPAVLVAGWVTP; encoded by the coding sequence ATGGACGACCGGATGCTGGTGGGCGCGGTCAACGCACTGACCGCGCGATGGGCCCGCGAGACCCTGGGCGCCGGCCCGGCCGGGGCGACGGTCCTCTCCGCCGCGGGAGTCTGGCCGCTGCTGGCCCTGCTCGCCGCGGGTGCCGCGGGCCCCGCCCGCACCGAACTGGAACAGGTCCTCGGCGCGGACGCCACGACGGCGGCCGGTGCCTCGGGACGGCTGCTCGCGCGGCTGGACGCGATGGACGGCGTCGACACCGCCGTCGGCCTGTGGACCCGCGCCTCCCTGCCGCTCGCGCCCGGCTGGCTCTCGCTGCTCCCGGCCGGCGCCCACGGGCACTTCAGCGGCGACACCGAGACCGACCGCAAGACCCTGGACACCTGGGCGGCGGACCGCACCCACGGCATGGTCCCCAGGATGCCGGTCGCCGTCGACCGGAACACCCTCCTGCTGCTCGCGAACGCCCTGGCCCTGCGCACCGACTGGGCCGAGCCCTTCCAGGACCACCACACGGGGACGCTCTTCCGCAGCTCGCCGCACCTGGACATGGCCGGGGTCGCGACCACCCCCTTCGGCCCGCTGACCATGGCCAAGGTGAACGGCACCAACGGGATCGAGGTCCACCTCCTGCTCGGCCCCGACCACGTCGCCCCCGGCGAGGTGATCGCCGCCGGCGTGGCCGCCCTCGGCGGGACGTACCCGGTGCTGCCCGGCAACCTGCTTCCGTACGGGCGTCCCGGACCGGGGGTCGTGGTCGAGGACGTCACGAGCTTCGACCCGGCACCCGCGCTCGACCTGACCACGGTGCCGTTCACCGTCGGCGCCGAGCACGACCTCCTCGACCGCGCCGCGCTGTTCGGGCTCGCCACGGCCCGGGACAGCGGCGCCGGGCACTTCCCCGGCATCAGCACGCAGCCCCTGGCCGTCGGCGCGGCGAAGCAGGCGGCCACGGCGACCTTCAGCGCGAAGGGCTTCCGCGCCGCAGCCGTCACGGCCGTCTCCCTGATCGCCGGCAACGCTCCCGGGCAGGCCCAGCAGGCCAGGCGCGTACGCGTCGGGTTCCTGCGCCCGTTCGGCTTCCTCGCCGTCCACCGGCTCTTCCCGGCGGTCCTCGTGGCGGGGTGGGTGACGCCCTGA
- a CDS encoding Ig-like domain-containing protein — protein MTNDRTRNRRTTLRARAATLALAVAASLSACSGSGGGPHAAEPRPAIAVAPASGGRAVPVDRKVTVRTTAARIDSVRVTAAGPGPLRGTLASSKESWTSAGRLAPGVTYDVLVRATASDGKRLTEHTIFTTAEPQRTFVGEYHPDKGTTVGVAMPVSIVFNKPIRDRAAVERKLGVTASPAVDGAWSWMKDWSGRDRVDYRPRTYWKPGTEVTLRMDLDGVDAGGGLYGTQNRVVRFRIGHSVVTTVDTARKTLTLRRDGAVLRTLPVSTGKSGFETWNGTMVVLEKTPSITMNSRTVRIFGPEAYNLKDVKWDVRLTTSGTFAHAAPWNEGKFGRVNGSHGCIGLSTADAKWFYEHVSPGDPVTVVHSTDTVQVNNGYGAWNASWADWRAGSAL, from the coding sequence ATGACCAACGACCGCACCCGGAACCGGAGGACGACCCTGCGCGCACGTGCTGCGACGCTCGCCCTGGCCGTCGCCGCGTCGCTGTCGGCGTGCAGCGGCTCCGGCGGCGGGCCACACGCCGCGGAGCCACGGCCGGCGATCGCCGTCGCCCCCGCCTCCGGCGGGCGTGCCGTGCCCGTCGACCGCAAGGTCACCGTGCGGACCACCGCCGCGCGGATCGACTCCGTACGCGTCACCGCCGCCGGCCCCGGGCCGTTGCGCGGCACGCTCGCGTCCTCCAAGGAGAGCTGGACCTCGGCAGGCCGGCTGGCCCCCGGCGTGACGTACGACGTCCTCGTCCGTGCCACCGCCTCCGACGGCAAGCGGCTGACGGAGCACACCATCTTCACCACCGCCGAGCCCCAGCGCACCTTCGTGGGGGAGTACCACCCGGACAAGGGCACCACGGTCGGCGTCGCCATGCCCGTGTCGATCGTCTTCAACAAGCCGATACGCGACCGCGCGGCCGTCGAGCGCAAGCTCGGCGTCACCGCGAGCCCGGCCGTGGACGGGGCCTGGAGCTGGATGAAGGACTGGAGCGGCCGCGACCGCGTCGACTACCGCCCGCGCACCTACTGGAAGCCCGGCACCGAGGTCACGCTCCGCATGGACCTCGACGGCGTCGACGCGGGCGGCGGTCTCTACGGCACGCAGAACCGGGTCGTCCGCTTCCGGATAGGGCACTCGGTCGTGACCACGGTCGACACCGCCCGCAAGACCCTCACCCTGCGACGCGACGGCGCTGTCCTGCGCACCCTCCCCGTCTCCACCGGCAAGTCCGGTTTCGAGACGTGGAACGGCACCATGGTCGTCCTGGAGAAGACGCCCAGCATCACCATGAACTCCCGCACCGTGCGCATCTTCGGTCCCGAGGCGTACAACCTGAAGGACGTGAAGTGGGACGTCCGGCTCACCACGTCGGGCACCTTCGCTCACGCCGCGCCCTGGAACGAGGGCAAGTTCGGCCGCGTCAACGGCAGTCACGGCTGCATAGGGCTGAGCACGGCCGACGCCAAGTGGTTCTACGAGCACGTGTCACCGGGCGACCCGGTGACCGTCGTCCACTCCACCGACACCGTCCAGGTCAACAACGGCTACGGCGCCTGGAACGCGAGCTGGGCGGACTGGCGGGCGGGGAGCGCCCTGTGA
- a CDS encoding DUF4232 domain-containing protein — MERRNTRRATIAVALAATAAVLLTGCRGDDDVAGGAPSPTAPSTAPSTAPSTGAPSGTPGDTLPVSSTSPEPGGTGSSAASSGSTGGSADRCGAEDLEATSAHQAAVRPQGTGTGAAVVGFTNTSGAPCVVEGFPTVAGAANGSPEMNVPLTVQHTGAAAPVRLAPGGRAWVKLTFHQVQGEGDGYCISKEAPVQYPTMVLGLPGGAGRHQVALDDGVFAECDGVVAVTALSADQPS, encoded by the coding sequence ATGGAGCGCAGGAACACGAGGCGGGCCACGATCGCGGTGGCTCTGGCGGCGACGGCGGCGGTGCTGCTGACGGGGTGCCGGGGAGATGACGACGTCGCGGGCGGCGCGCCCTCGCCGACCGCTCCGTCGACCGCTCCGTCGACCGCTCCGTCGACCGGCGCGCCGTCAGGGACCCCGGGTGACACCCTCCCGGTCTCCAGCACGTCCCCGGAGCCCGGGGGCACCGGATCCTCCGCCGCCTCGTCAGGTTCCACGGGAGGCTCCGCGGACCGCTGCGGCGCGGAGGACCTGGAGGCGACCTCGGCGCACCAGGCCGCCGTACGTCCCCAGGGCACGGGCACCGGGGCGGCGGTGGTCGGATTCACCAACACCTCGGGCGCGCCCTGCGTCGTCGAGGGCTTCCCGACGGTGGCCGGGGCGGCCAACGGCTCCCCGGAGATGAACGTGCCGCTGACGGTCCAGCACACCGGTGCGGCCGCGCCGGTCAGGCTGGCGCCGGGCGGCCGCGCATGGGTGAAGCTGACGTTCCACCAGGTCCAGGGCGAGGGCGACGGCTACTGCATCTCCAAGGAGGCGCCGGTGCAGTACCCGACGATGGTCCTGGGCCTGCCCGGCGGGGCGGGCAGGCACCAGGTCGCCCTGGACGACGGGGTGTTCGCCGAGTGCGACGGTGTCGTCGCCGTCACCGCGCTGTCGGCGGACCAGCCGTCCTGA
- a CDS encoding LD-carboxypeptidase, with product MTPLVPLTRPRRLVPGDRVAVVAPSGPVPRERLDAGLDILRGWDLDPVVAPHVLDRHPTFDYLAGQDAARARDFQEAWCDPSVAAVLCARGGYGAQRMTDLLDWEALRAAGPKTLLGFSDITALHEAFAVRLGLATLHGTMTAAEGFLKDEPTRAQLRDTLFAPERTRVLGAPTARPLVPGTARGVTVGGCLALLASGLGTPDGRPGVPGGILLLEDIGEEPYRIDRMLTQLLRAGWLDGVAGIALGSWRDCGPYEEVRAVLLDRLGGLGIPVVEELGFGHCETSLTVPLGVPAVLDADAGTLTVEAPAPAS from the coding sequence GTGACACCGCTCGTCCCGCTCACCCGCCCCCGCCGCCTCGTCCCCGGGGACCGGGTCGCCGTCGTCGCCCCCAGCGGACCCGTCCCCCGGGAGCGGCTCGACGCGGGGCTCGACATCCTCCGCGGCTGGGACCTCGACCCGGTGGTGGCGCCGCACGTCCTGGACCGGCACCCCACGTTCGACTACCTGGCCGGACAGGACGCGGCGCGTGCCCGCGACTTCCAGGAGGCGTGGTGCGACCCGTCGGTGGCCGCCGTGCTCTGCGCGCGCGGCGGCTACGGCGCCCAGCGCATGACCGACCTCCTGGACTGGGAGGCGCTGCGGGCGGCCGGGCCCAAGACCCTCCTCGGCTTCAGCGACATCACCGCGCTGCACGAGGCCTTCGCGGTCCGGCTGGGCCTGGCCACCCTGCACGGCACGATGACCGCGGCGGAGGGCTTCCTCAAGGACGAGCCCACGCGTGCACAGCTGAGGGACACCCTCTTCGCGCCCGAGCGGACGCGGGTGCTCGGCGCGCCGACCGCCCGCCCGCTCGTCCCCGGCACGGCACGCGGTGTCACCGTCGGCGGCTGCCTGGCACTGCTCGCCTCCGGCCTCGGCACGCCGGACGGACGGCCCGGGGTGCCCGGCGGCATCCTCCTGCTGGAGGACATCGGAGAGGAGCCCTACCGGATCGACCGGATGCTGACCCAGCTGCTGCGTGCCGGCTGGCTGGACGGCGTGGCGGGCATCGCCCTCGGCTCCTGGCGGGACTGCGGCCCCTACGAGGAGGTGCGGGCGGTGCTGCTGGACCGGCTGGGCGGACTCGGCATCCCGGTCGTCGAGGAACTGGGCTTCGGCCACTGCGAGACCAGCCTGACCGTGCCGCTCGGCGTCCCCGCCGTCCTGGACGCGGACGCGGGCACCCTCACGGTGGAGGCGCCCGCACCCGCGAGCTGA
- a CDS encoding prolyl oligopeptidase family serine peptidase: MTRAPIIAPYGAWESPVDARTAASHDGRPEFPGFVGDEVWWTEPRPAEGGRRALVRRRADGTVDGPLPAPWNVRTRVIEYGGRAWTGTARPGGGPMIVFSHFPDQRLYAYEPDAPGAVPRPLTPLSPIGDGLRWADPQIHPDRGEVWCVLEEFTGEGPSDVRRVLAAVPLDGSAAEDRSAVRELSDDAHHFVTSPRLSPDGRQAVWIAWDHPRMPWDGTELKHAAVGADGTFGAARTILGGPAESVAQVEWTPDGTLIAATDRDGWWNLHRVDPATGDAVNLRPAQEEFAGPGWQMGARWFAPLAAGTLAVLHGKGAQRLGIFDPATGELVDAPGPWTEWTAALSVEGTRVVAVAASARSSFEVLELDTCTGRTRVIGAAHHDTVPPEFLPEPVERTFTGPGGREIHAQLYPPANPYFAAPEGELPPYVVWVHGGPTSRAPLVLDLEIAYFTSRGIGVVEVNHGGSTGYGRAYRERLREQWGVVDVEDCAAVARALAEEGTADGQRFAIRGGSAGGWTSAASLTGTDVYACGVIKYPLLDLTGWAEGGETHDFESRYLDSLVGPHADVPERYRDRSPVTRADRLTVPFLLLQGLEDVICRPVQCERFLERITGRGVPHAYLTFEGEGHGFRREDTMITCLESELALYGQVFGFTPPSVPPLELTK; this comes from the coding sequence ATGACGCGTGCCCCGATCATCGCCCCCTACGGTGCCTGGGAGTCGCCGGTCGACGCCCGCACCGCCGCCTCCCACGACGGGCGCCCCGAGTTCCCCGGGTTCGTCGGTGACGAGGTGTGGTGGACCGAACCACGGCCGGCGGAGGGCGGTCGCCGCGCCCTCGTCCGCCGCCGCGCGGACGGCACGGTCGACGGCCCGCTGCCCGCGCCGTGGAACGTCCGCACCCGCGTCATCGAGTACGGCGGCCGGGCCTGGACGGGTACGGCACGGCCCGGGGGAGGACCGATGATCGTCTTCTCGCATTTCCCGGACCAGCGGCTCTACGCGTACGAGCCCGACGCGCCGGGCGCCGTGCCGCGGCCGCTGACCCCGCTCTCCCCCATCGGTGACGGGCTGCGCTGGGCCGATCCGCAGATCCATCCGGACCGCGGTGAAGTGTGGTGCGTACTGGAGGAGTTCACCGGGGAGGGCCCGAGCGACGTACGACGGGTACTCGCCGCCGTTCCGCTCGACGGCTCGGCCGCCGAGGACCGCTCCGCCGTGCGTGAACTCTCCGACGACGCCCACCACTTCGTGACCTCACCCCGGCTCTCCCCGGACGGCCGGCAGGCCGTGTGGATCGCCTGGGACCACCCCCGGATGCCGTGGGACGGCACGGAGCTCAAGCACGCCGCCGTCGGCGCGGACGGCACCTTCGGCGCCGCCCGGACGATCCTCGGCGGCCCCGCCGAGTCGGTGGCCCAGGTGGAGTGGACACCGGACGGCACCCTGATCGCCGCCACCGACCGCGACGGCTGGTGGAACCTGCACCGTGTCGACCCGGCCACCGGTGACGCGGTCAACCTGCGGCCGGCGCAGGAGGAGTTCGCCGGCCCCGGCTGGCAGATGGGCGCCCGCTGGTTCGCCCCGCTTGCCGCCGGGACACTGGCGGTGCTGCACGGCAAGGGGGCGCAGCGCCTGGGGATATTCGACCCGGCGACCGGCGAGCTGGTCGACGCGCCGGGACCGTGGACCGAGTGGACGGCCGCGCTGTCCGTCGAGGGCACCCGGGTGGTCGCCGTGGCCGCCTCGGCCCGCAGCTCATTCGAGGTCCTCGAACTCGACACCTGCACCGGCCGTACCCGCGTCATCGGTGCCGCCCACCACGACACCGTGCCACCGGAGTTCCTGCCCGAGCCCGTGGAACGCACCTTCACCGGGCCCGGCGGACGGGAGATCCACGCCCAGCTCTACCCGCCGGCGAACCCCTACTTCGCCGCGCCCGAGGGAGAGCTGCCGCCCTACGTCGTCTGGGTGCACGGCGGCCCCACCAGCCGGGCCCCGCTCGTGCTCGACCTGGAGATCGCCTACTTCACCTCACGGGGGATCGGTGTCGTCGAGGTCAACCACGGCGGCTCCACCGGCTACGGGCGCGCCTACCGCGAGCGGCTGCGCGAGCAGTGGGGCGTCGTCGACGTCGAGGACTGCGCCGCCGTCGCGAGGGCGCTGGCGGAGGAGGGCACCGCGGACGGGCAGCGGTTCGCGATCCGCGGCGGCAGCGCCGGCGGCTGGACGAGCGCGGCCTCCCTCACCGGCACCGACGTCTACGCCTGCGGCGTGATCAAGTACCCGCTCCTCGACCTCACCGGCTGGGCCGAGGGCGGTGAGACCCATGACTTCGAGTCCCGCTACCTCGACTCGCTCGTCGGGCCCCACGCCGACGTCCCCGAGCGCTACCGCGACCGTTCGCCGGTCACCCGGGCCGACCGGCTCACCGTGCCCTTCCTGCTGCTGCAGGGGCTGGAGGACGTGATCTGCCGGCCCGTGCAGTGCGAGCGGTTCCTGGAGCGGATCACGGGACGCGGTGTCCCCCACGCCTACCTCACCTTCGAGGGCGAGGGGCACGGCTTCCGCCGTGAGGACACGATGATCACCTGTCTCGAGTCCGAACTCGCCCTCTACGGTCAGGTCTTCGGCTTCACCCCGCCCTCCGTTCCCCCTCTGGAGCTCACCAAGTGA
- a CDS encoding M20/M25/M40 family metallo-hydrolase, whose translation MADTRALDEAVRFTSELIRIDTTNRGGGDGNERPAAEYAAMLLDEAGIEARILESAPGRANVVARIEGAPRAGNGQGALLVHGHLDVVPAQAEDWSVHPFSGEVRDGVVWGRGAVDMKGTVAMVLATVRSWARRGLRPERDIVLALTADEEDSATYGATYLVERHAELFRDCTEGISESGGFSFHAGPGLRLYPVAAGERGTAWLKLTAHGRAGHGSKVNRTNAVTRLAAAVSRIGEHRWPVRIVPTVRAALTELAALHEVEPDFDDVDTLLTKLGTAAALVEPVIRNSANPTVLEAGYKVNVIPGSAVAYVDGRVLPGGDEEFTTTMDELTGPDVEWEFHHREIPLEAPLDAPVYAAMREALIHFDPDAHVVPYVMGGGTDAKQFSRLGITGYGFSPLKLPEGYDYAGMYHGVDERVPVEGLHFGVRVLDRFMLGRQDTTDGVAR comes from the coding sequence ATGGCTGACACCCGGGCACTGGACGAGGCGGTCCGCTTCACCTCGGAACTGATCCGGATCGACACCACCAACCGCGGCGGAGGGGACGGCAACGAGCGTCCCGCGGCGGAGTACGCGGCGATGCTGCTCGACGAGGCCGGGATCGAGGCCCGCATCCTGGAGTCAGCACCGGGCCGGGCCAACGTCGTGGCGCGGATCGAGGGTGCCCCACGCGCCGGGAACGGACAGGGCGCGCTGCTGGTCCACGGCCACCTGGACGTCGTGCCCGCCCAGGCGGAGGACTGGAGCGTGCACCCCTTCTCCGGCGAGGTACGGGACGGAGTGGTCTGGGGCCGCGGCGCGGTCGACATGAAGGGCACGGTGGCGATGGTGCTCGCCACCGTCCGCTCCTGGGCCCGCAGGGGCCTGCGCCCCGAGCGGGACATCGTGCTCGCGCTGACGGCCGACGAGGAGGACAGCGCCACCTACGGGGCGACCTACCTCGTCGAGCGGCACGCCGAACTGTTCCGCGACTGCACCGAGGGCATCAGCGAGTCCGGCGGCTTCAGCTTCCACGCTGGCCCCGGGCTGCGGCTGTACCCCGTGGCGGCCGGGGAACGCGGCACCGCATGGCTGAAGCTCACGGCGCACGGCAGGGCGGGGCACGGCTCCAAGGTCAACCGGACCAACGCGGTGACCCGGCTCGCCGCGGCCGTCTCCCGCATCGGCGAGCACCGCTGGCCGGTGCGGATCGTCCCCACGGTGCGGGCGGCGCTGACCGAACTGGCCGCGCTGCACGAGGTCGAGCCCGACTTCGACGACGTGGACACCCTGCTCACCAAACTGGGCACCGCCGCCGCCCTGGTGGAACCGGTGATCCGCAACAGCGCCAACCCGACCGTGCTCGAAGCCGGCTACAAGGTCAACGTCATCCCGGGCAGTGCGGTCGCCTACGTCGACGGCCGGGTCCTGCCCGGCGGTGACGAGGAGTTCACGACCACCATGGACGAGCTCACCGGCCCGGACGTCGAGTGGGAGTTCCACCACCGCGAGATCCCGCTGGAGGCCCCCCTGGACGCGCCGGTCTACGCCGCGATGCGGGAGGCCCTGATCCACTTCGACCCGGATGCCCACGTCGTGCCCTACGTGATGGGCGGCGGCACCGACGCCAAGCAGTTCTCACGGCTGGGCATCACGGGATACGGCTTCTCTCCGCTGAAGCTCCCCGAGGGCTACGACTACGCGGGGATGTACCACGGCGTCGACGAGCGGGTCCCGGTGGAGGGACTGCACTTCGGCGTCCGCGTACTCGACCGGTTCATGCTGGGCCGGCAGGACACGACCGACGGAGTTGCCCGATGA
- a CDS encoding M55 family metallopeptidase has translation MKILISADMEGATGVTWPGDVLPGTEGWQRFRHLFTSDVNAAIAGFFDGGADEVLVNEAHWSMRNLLLEQLDERARMVTGRHKDLSMVEGVQHGDVDGIAFVGFHTGAGTEGVLAHTYLPNSITGVWVNGSPPASEGRLNALVAAEYGVPVVLVTGDDRTGLDARDYAPAARTVAVKDYVSRYAAVCRPPARTAADIRSAAKDATSLAVRHEPARGGPFTIEVEFDAAHLAGAAAVVPGVERTGERRVTYTSPTMYEGIRCYKAVTTLVSAAVEEQYG, from the coding sequence ATGAAGATCCTGATCAGCGCGGACATGGAGGGCGCCACCGGGGTGACCTGGCCCGGTGACGTCCTGCCCGGCACGGAGGGCTGGCAGCGGTTCCGGCATCTGTTCACCTCGGACGTGAACGCCGCGATCGCCGGCTTCTTCGACGGCGGTGCCGACGAGGTCCTGGTCAACGAGGCCCACTGGTCCATGCGGAACCTGCTGCTGGAGCAGCTGGACGAGCGGGCCCGGATGGTCACCGGGCGGCACAAGGACCTGTCCATGGTCGAGGGCGTGCAGCACGGCGACGTGGACGGCATCGCCTTCGTCGGCTTCCACACGGGCGCGGGGACGGAAGGGGTGCTCGCCCACACCTACCTCCCCAACTCGATCACCGGCGTGTGGGTCAACGGCAGTCCGCCGGCGAGCGAGGGCCGGCTGAACGCGCTGGTGGCCGCCGAGTACGGGGTGCCCGTCGTGCTGGTCACGGGGGACGACCGGACCGGCCTCGACGCCCGCGACTACGCGCCTGCGGCGCGCACGGTCGCCGTCAAGGACTACGTGTCGCGGTACGCGGCCGTGTGCCGGCCGCCGGCCCGCACGGCGGCGGACATCCGCTCCGCCGCGAAGGACGCGACCTCGCTCGCCGTGCGCCACGAGCCGGCGCGGGGCGGGCCGTTCACGATCGAGGTCGAGTTCGACGCGGCCCACCTGGCGGGGGCCGCCGCGGTCGTGCCTGGTGTGGAGCGCACGGGCGAGCGCCGCGTCACGTACACCTCACCGACCATGTACGAGGGGATCCGCTGCTACAAGGCCGTGACCACCCTCGTCTCGGCAGCTGTGGAGGAGCAGTATGGCTGA
- a CDS encoding class I SAM-dependent methyltransferase, translated as MDVTGTNLQAWEGFWRDAPAEPGAVFWDAEAEVTAAAHLPFFEAHFDPSLPVVDLGCGNGTQTRFLAKHYGRAVGVDLAAAAIGHARHQDPGGIAEYRQLNAADPEAVRRLSEELGEANVYMRGVLHQCLPEERAPLVEGIAVLTGRRGRAFADELAASARDVLAGFAQGPGGPPAKLAAVFSHGIAPAAMPDETVPELFRAAGMEVLARGEVALVTTERRADGTRLEVPTNWLVAGGAG; from the coding sequence ATGGACGTCACCGGCACGAACCTGCAGGCGTGGGAGGGCTTCTGGCGCGACGCCCCCGCAGAGCCGGGCGCGGTGTTCTGGGACGCGGAGGCGGAGGTCACCGCGGCAGCCCACCTCCCGTTCTTCGAGGCGCACTTCGACCCGTCGCTGCCGGTCGTCGACCTCGGCTGCGGCAACGGCACCCAGACCCGCTTCCTGGCCAAGCACTACGGCCGGGCCGTCGGGGTGGACCTCGCGGCGGCCGCGATCGGCCACGCGCGGCACCAGGACCCGGGCGGCATCGCCGAGTACCGGCAGCTCAACGCGGCCGACCCCGAGGCGGTCCGGCGGCTGAGCGAGGAGCTGGGCGAGGCGAACGTGTATATGCGCGGAGTGCTCCACCAGTGCCTGCCCGAGGAACGCGCACCGCTGGTCGAGGGCATCGCCGTGCTGACCGGCCGGCGCGGCCGGGCGTTCGCGGACGAACTCGCGGCGTCCGCGCGGGACGTGCTGGCGGGGTTCGCGCAGGGGCCGGGCGGGCCGCCCGCCAAGCTCGCGGCGGTCTTCTCGCACGGCATCGCGCCGGCCGCGATGCCCGACGAGACCGTCCCGGAGCTCTTCCGCGCGGCGGGGATGGAGGTGCTCGCACGCGGTGAGGTCGCGCTCGTGACGACGGAGCGGCGGGCGGACGGCACGCGGCTCGAGGTACCGACGAACTGGCTGGTGGCAGGGGGTGCCGGCTGA